In the Arachis ipaensis cultivar K30076 chromosome B10, Araip1.1, whole genome shotgun sequence genome, one interval contains:
- the LOC107623794 gene encoding RRP15-like protein — protein sequence MAEVMQLRESGGLLRKRKLGKKQGHKKKPKLMPPPHGQKKVKVDKKMKKLFRKRAREYNSDDDDEDEEENEASVPTTTNKHNGDEIDSEEPSEDEGKTEGGRKGRNKNATDEDNEFSEDEGGEDDGVVQPGIMKFTEGVRAFKMAFRNIINKSVSEDLLGPILSGHKKLIADKLAEEEAERETKGEAKKEKQKLAEKGHVTPANYLVPHEKFLISVATKGVVKLFNAVNKAQSAQKGLDPSRTKDAKEIKKRTKAAFFSELGKPSFTATGTSAKANARTGKVEDEQPAWAPLQDNYMLTSSKLKNWDKMPDKSVSDEVERASEDSSSDED from the exons ATGGCCGAAGTAATGCAATTGCGCGAGTCTGGAGGACTTTTAAGAAAGAGGAAGCTTGGTAAAAAGCAAGGACataagaaaaagccaaagctgaTGCCACCGCCACATGGACAGAAGAAAGTTAAAGTAGACAAGAAAATGAAAAAACTCTTTCGCAAGCGTGCACGCGAGTAtaattctgatgatgatgatgaagatgaagaagaaaatgagGCCAGTGTACCTACTACCACCAACAAACACAATGGGGACGAGATAGATAGTGAAGAGCCATCTGAAGACGAGGGCAAAACAGAAGGAGGACGAAAAGGGAGGAATAAGAATGCAACTGATGAGGATAATGAATTTTCTGAGGATGAGGGAGGAGAAGACGATGGTGTAGTTCAGCCAGGAATTATGAAATTCACCGAGGGGGTTAGGGCATTTAAGATGGCTTTCAGGAATATTATAAATAAGAGTGTTTCCGAGGACTTGTTG GGTCCAATATTATCTGGGCACAAGAAGCTTATTGCCGACAAGCTTGCAGAGGAAGAAGCAGAGAGAGAGACCAAGGGGGAGGCAAAAAAGGAAAAGCAGAAG TTAGCAGAAAAGGGGCATGTCACACCTGCTAACTATTTGGTTCCACATGAAAAGTTTTTAATAAGTGTTGCTACCAAAGGAG TGGTCAAGTTGTTCAATGCT GTCAACAAGGCACAGTCTGCTCAAAAAGGGTTAGACCCCTCAAGGACTAAGGATGCAAAAG AGATAAAAAAGCGGACCAAAGCAGCCTTCTTTTCAGAGCTAGGGAAGCCATCGTTTACAGCAACTGGCACCTCAGCAAAG GCGAATGCACGTACAGGCAAGGTAGAAGATGAACAGCCTGCTTGGGCTCCGTTACAAGACAATTATATGCTCACAAGTTCAAAACTAAAGAATTGGGACAAAATGCCA GATAAAAGTGTCTCAGATGAGGTTGAAAGGGCATCCGAAGATAGTAGCTCAGATGAAGATTAA